In Gadus chalcogrammus isolate NIFS_2021 chromosome 13, NIFS_Gcha_1.0, whole genome shotgun sequence, a single genomic region encodes these proteins:
- the hvcn1 gene encoding voltage-gated hydrogen channel 1, which translates to MSWYLRHFTAVGDEKTEPGTWEQLEEDSEEVSPSPGQPPPRPGFREALQQLYCSTRFQVVVVCLVVLDAIFVMGEVLIDLAIIKLEEHHVLPEVFHYLSLALLTFFMIELVGKLYAYRLEFFQHKFEVFDGVVVMVSFVLDIVFVAREDVLDGVGFLILLRLWRVARIINGILVSLKTRADHRLHKLKESYDHLVQRSTELQERSDKMEQENNRLCALLRQNGIEFEF; encoded by the exons ATGTCTTGGTACCTGAGGCACTTCACTGCTGTGGGGGATGAGAAGACAGAACCAGGTACTTGGGAACAGTTGGAGGAGGACAGTGAGGAAGTGAGTCCCTCCCCAGGCCAGCCTCCCCCCCGCCCGGGCTTCAGGGAGGCCCTTCAGCAGCTCTACTGCTCTACCCGGTTTCAG gtggtggttgtgtgtttggtagTCTTGGATGCCATATTTGTTATGGGCGAGGTGCTGATAGATCTGGCCATCATAAAACTGGAAGAGCATCATGTTCTGCCTGAG GTGTTCCACTACCTGAGTCTGGCGCTGCTGACGTTCTTTATGATTGAGCTGGTTGGCAAGCTATACGCTTACCGGCTGGAGTTCTTCCAGCACAAGTTTGAGGTGTTTGACggcgtggtggtgatggtgtcgTTTGTCCTGGACATTGTCTTCGTGGCTCGCGAGGATGTTTTAGACGGGGTGGGCTTCCTCATTCTCCTGCGGCTTTGGCGGGTGGCCAGGATCATAAACG GAATCCTGGTCTCCCTGAAGACCCGTGCTGACCATCGACTTCATAAACTAAAGGAGAGTTACGATCATCTGGTCCAAAGATCTACTGAGCTGCAGGAACGCAGTGATAAGATG GAGCAAGAGAACAACAGACTCTGTGCCCTTCTGAGACAAAATGGCATAGAATTTGAATTCTAG